In the Ursus arctos isolate Adak ecotype North America unplaced genomic scaffold, UrsArc2.0 scaffold_5, whole genome shotgun sequence genome, one interval contains:
- the CCNB1 gene encoding G2/mitotic-specific cyclin-B1, producing the protein MALRVTRNTKVNVENKAKISMAGAKRVPLATATASKPGLRPRTALGDIGNKVSEQPQAKLPQKKEAKPLVPGKVLAKKIPKPLEKAPEPVPEPEPEPEPEPVKEEKLSPEPILVDTPSPSPMETSGCAPAEEYLCQAFSDVILAVNDVDAEDGADPNLCSEYVKDIYAYLRQLEEEQAVRPKYLLGREVTGNMRAILIDWLVQVQMKFRLLQETMYMTVSIIDRFMQNNCVPKKMLQLVGVTAMFIASKYEEMYPPEIGDFAFVTDNTYTKHQIRQMEMKILRSLNFGLGRPLPLHFLRRASKIGEVDVEQHTLAKYLMELTMLDYDMVHFPPSQIAAGAFCLALKILDNGEWTPTLQHYLSYTEESLLNVMQHLAKNIVMVNRGLTKHMTIKNKYATSKHAKISTLAQLNSALVQDLAKAVAKV; encoded by the exons GCGCGAAGCGCGTGCCTCTGGCCACTGCCACGGCCTCCAAGCCCGGGCTGAGGCCAAGAACAGCTCTCGGGGACATTGGTAACAAAGTCAGCGAACAACCACAGGCCAAACTGCCTCAGAAAAAG GAAGCAAAACCTTTGGTTCCTGGAAAAGTTCTTGCCAAAAAAATACCTAAACCTCTGGAAAAGGCACCCGAGCCTGTGCCTGAGCCAGAACCAGAGCCAGAACCTGAGCCcgtgaaagaagaaaaactttcgCCTGAGCCTATTTTG GTTGATACTCCCTCTCCAAGCCCAATGGAAACATCTGGATGTGCCCCTGCAGAAGAATATCTGTGTCAGGCATTCTCTGATGTAATTCTTGCAGTGAATGATGTGGATGCAGAAGATGGAGCTGATCCAAACCTTTGTAGTGAATATGTGAAAGATATTTATGCTTATCTGAGACAACTTGAG GAAGAGCAAGCAGTCAGACCAAAATACCTACTGGGTCGTGAAGTCACTGGAAACATGAGAGCCATCCTTATTGACTGGCTAGTACAGGTTCAAATGAAATTCAGGTTACTGCAGGAGACCATGTACATGACTGTTTCCATTATTGATCGGTTCATGCAG AACAACTGTGTGCCCAAGAAGATGCTGCAGCTGGTTGGTGTCACTGCCATGTTTATTGCAAGCAAATATGAAGAAATGTACCCTCCAGAAATTGGTGACTTTGCCTTTGTGACTGACAACACTTACACTAAGCACCAAATCAGACAGATGGAAATGAAGATTCTAAGATCTTTAAATTTTGGTCTGGGCCGCCCTCTACCCCTGCATTTCCTTCGGAGAGCATCTAAGATTGGAGAG GTTGATGTAGAGCAACATACTTTGGCCAAATACCTGATGGAACTAACTATGTTGGACTATGATATGGTGCACTTTCCTCCTTCTCAGATTGCAGCAGGAGCTTTTTGCTTAGCACTGAAAATTCTCGATAATGGTGAATGG ACACCAACTCTACAGCATTATCTCTCATACACTGAAGAATCCCTTCTAAATGTTATGCAACACCTGGCTAAGAATATAGTCATGGTGAATCGTGGGCTTACAAAACACATG ACTATCAAGAACAAGTATGCCACATCTAAGCATGCTAAGATCAGCACTCTGGCACAGCTAAATTCTGCACTAGTTCAAGATTTAGCCAAGGCTGTGGCAAAGGTGTGA
- the CENPH gene encoding centromere protein H, whose translation MEKQPGKQAATEPADSGAGGGEGGPSQVAGAQEAPPEDRLTLLLRLRAQTKQQLLEYKSMVDANEEKTPEQIMQDKQIEAKIEDLENEIEEVKIAFEMKKLALDRMQLSTALKKNLEKTNPKTSVLMDNMKHVLKLNKLIMKSHQESWDLEEKLLDVRKKRLQLKQASESKLLEIQTEKNKQKDDLVDMENSDKIKSIQQNLQMEIQITTVIQHVFQNLILGSKANWAEDSAFKETVLQLEKNLAMI comes from the exons ATGGAGAAGCAACCCGGAAAGCAAGCGGCCACCGAGCCTGCGGACTCCGGAGCGGGAGGCGGGGAAGGCGGGCCATCACAGGTCGCTGGCGCCCAGGAAGCGCCTCCAGAGGACCGCTTGACCCTGCTGCTCAG GCTGAGAGCACAGACAAAACAACAACTCTTGGAATATAAATCAATGGTTGATGCaa atgaagaaaaaacTCCAGAACAAATCATGCAAGATAAGCAAATTGAAGC TAAAATTGAAGACCtggaaaatgaaattgaagaggtgaaaattgcttttgaaatgaaaaagctTGCATTAGACAG GATGCAACTTTCAACTGCACTGAAAAAAAACCTAGAGAAAACTAACCCCAAGACTag tGTCCTCATGGATAACATGAAACATGTATTAAAGCTAAACAAATTAATAATGAAATCACACCAG gaATCTTGGGATTTGGAGGAAAAACTGCTTGATGTTAGAAAGAAGAGGTTAC AATTAAAACAAGCTTCAGAGAGTAAGCTTTTAGAAATACAGACtgaaaagaacaaacagaaagatGATTTGGTCGATATGGAGAATTCAGACAAGATAAAGTCCATACAACAAAACCTGCAGATGGAGATACAAATTACTACAGTTATTCAACATGTGTTCCAG AACCTCATTTTAGGAAGTAAAGCCAATTGGGCAGAGGATTCCGCCTTTAAGGAAACTGTTCTACAGCTTGAGAAGAATCTCGCCATGATCTAA